A region of Clostridium acetobutylicum ATCC 824 DNA encodes the following proteins:
- a CDS encoding TetR/AcrR family transcriptional regulator produces the protein MNPLTNRKLQAQNTKNKIYKASIELFEKKGYENLKIKDICKEAGVSIGSFYNHFDSKHAILIEVHKKADEYFKTEVKDNIISTNGIDKIIEFFDYYSIYNDFVGLDTLKQLYHSGNYFFSQNGRYLQVLLQKIILEGQDKKEIISTMTTEEICNHLFISARGVCYDWCINDGSYDLVDFMHKHISLIAESFKIN, from the coding sequence ATGAACCCACTTACTAACCGTAAATTACAAGCACAAAATACCAAAAACAAAATTTATAAAGCTTCCATTGAACTGTTTGAAAAAAAAGGATATGAAAACTTAAAAATTAAAGATATATGTAAAGAAGCAGGTGTATCCATAGGTTCCTTTTATAATCATTTTGACTCTAAACACGCCATACTTATTGAAGTCCACAAAAAAGCTGATGAATATTTTAAAACCGAAGTTAAAGATAACATTATTAGCACTAACGGAATTGATAAAATTATAGAATTTTTTGATTACTATTCAATATATAATGATTTTGTTGGTCTTGACACCTTAAAACAATTATACCACTCAGGAAACTATTTTTTTTCACAAAACGGAAGATACTTACAAGTACTACTACAAAAAATTATACTTGAAGGACAGGATAAAAAAGAAATAATCTCAACTATGACAACAGAAGAAATTTGTAATCATCTTTTTATTTCTGCTAGAGGTGTATGCTATGATTGGTGCATTAATGATGGTAGTTATGACCTAGTAGACTTTATGCACAAACATATTTCATTAATTGCTGAAAGCTTTAAAATAAATTAA
- a CDS encoding L-fucose/L-arabinose isomerase family protein, with protein sequence MNNTPKLKLGIVAVSRDCFPMELSENRRKAVVDAYNGEIFECLTTVENEKDMRKALKEVKSAGVNALVVYLGNFGPETPETLIAKEFDGPVMFAAAAEERGDNLVNGRGDAYCGMLNASYNLALRNINAYIPEYPVGTASDVANMINEFVPVATALIGLKNLKIISFGPRPQDFLACNAPIKQLYNLGVEIEENSELDLFASFNEHENDSRIPDVVKDMEEELGEGNKMPGILPKLAQYELTLLDWAEEHKGSREYVVFANKCWPAFQTQFGCVPCYVNSRLTARGIPVSCEVDIYGALSEYIGTCVSQDVVTLLDINNTVPKDMYESEIKSKFNYTLKDTFMGFHCGNTAACKLTSGTMKNQMIMARALEPNQEPNITRGTLEGDIVPGEITFFRLQSNADSELTAYVAEGEVLPVKTRSFGSIGVFAIPQMGRFYRHVLIENRFPHHGAVAFGHFGKAIYNLFRYLGVKEVGFNRPKEMLYKTENPFE encoded by the coding sequence ATGAATAATACACCAAAATTAAAATTAGGAATTGTTGCAGTAAGTAGAGACTGCTTTCCAATGGAATTATCAGAGAATAGAAGAAAGGCAGTAGTAGATGCTTACAATGGAGAAATCTTCGAGTGCTTAACAACTGTTGAAAATGAAAAAGATATGAGAAAAGCTTTAAAAGAAGTGAAAAGTGCAGGTGTAAATGCACTAGTAGTATATTTAGGTAACTTTGGACCAGAAACTCCAGAAACTTTAATTGCTAAAGAATTTGATGGACCAGTTATGTTTGCAGCCGCAGCAGAAGAGAGAGGAGACAATCTAGTTAATGGACGTGGAGATGCTTATTGTGGAATGCTAAATGCAAGCTATAATTTAGCACTTAGAAACATAAATGCTTATATTCCTGAATATCCAGTGGGAACAGCTTCAGATGTTGCAAATATGATTAATGAATTTGTACCGGTTGCTACTGCATTAATTGGATTAAAGAATTTAAAGATTATTTCTTTTGGGCCAAGACCTCAGGATTTCCTAGCTTGCAATGCTCCTATTAAGCAGTTATATAATTTAGGTGTTGAAATAGAGGAAAATTCGGAGCTTGATTTGTTTGCCTCATTTAATGAACATGAAAACGATTCTAGAATTCCAGATGTAGTAAAAGACATGGAGGAAGAGTTAGGTGAGGGCAATAAAATGCCTGGTATTTTGCCAAAGCTTGCTCAATATGAACTTACATTACTAGATTGGGCAGAGGAGCATAAAGGATCAAGAGAATATGTTGTGTTTGCAAATAAATGCTGGCCAGCGTTTCAAACACAATTTGGATGTGTGCCTTGCTATGTAAACAGTAGACTAACGGCTAGAGGAATTCCAGTATCTTGTGAGGTTGACATTTATGGAGCTTTAAGTGAATACATTGGAACATGTGTAAGTCAAGATGTTGTAACCTTACTTGATATTAATAACACAGTACCAAAAGATATGTATGAATCAGAAATTAAAAGCAAATTTAACTATACGTTAAAGGATACCTTCATGGGTTTTCACTGTGGAAACACAGCAGCATGTAAATTAACAAGCGGAACTATGAAAAATCAAATGATTATGGCAAGAGCTCTTGAGCCAAATCAAGAGCCTAATATAACTAGAGGAACGTTAGAGGGAGATATTGTACCAGGAGAAATCACTTTCTTCCGTCTACAAAGTAATGCAGATAGTGAGTTAACAGCCTATGTAGCAGAAGGAGAGGTTTTACCTGTTAAGACACGCTCTTTTGGATCTATTGGAGTATTTGCAATTCCTCAAATGGGGAGATTTTACCGCCATGTACTAATTGAAAATAGATTCCCACACCATGGTGCAGTTGCATTTGGACATTTTGGTAAAGCAATTTATAATTTGTTTAGATATTTGGGAGTTAAAGAGGTAGGTTTTAATAGGCCAAAGGAAATGCTATATAAAACAGAAAATCCTTTTGAGTAA
- a CDS encoding RpiB/LacA/LacB family sugar-phosphate isomerase, with protein MKIALINENSQAGKNQLIFDTLKKVVEPKGHQVFNYGMYTAEDKIQLTYVQNGILAAILLNSGAADYVITGCGTGEGAMLALNSFPGVICGHVVDPSDAFMFSQINDGNAIAIPFAKGFGWGAELNLEYIFEKLFQGESGQGYPKERVVPEQRNKKILDEVRKVAFKDLVTILKGIDQELVKGAISGEKFKEYFYANCKCNKIKEFVESVLGK; from the coding sequence ATGAAAATAGCTTTAATTAACGAAAATAGCCAAGCTGGAAAAAATCAGCTTATATTTGATACTTTAAAGAAAGTAGTAGAACCAAAAGGACATCAAGTATTTAATTATGGAATGTATACAGCAGAAGATAAGATACAATTAACTTACGTCCAAAATGGTATTTTAGCAGCTATCCTTTTAAATTCAGGAGCAGCTGACTATGTAATAACAGGATGTGGCACAGGAGAGGGAGCAATGCTTGCTTTAAATTCTTTTCCAGGAGTAATATGTGGACACGTAGTAGATCCTTCAGATGCATTTATGTTTTCACAAATTAATGATGGAAATGCAATTGCTATTCCATTTGCTAAAGGTTTCGGATGGGGAGCAGAATTAAATTTAGAATATATTTTTGAGAAACTGTTCCAAGGAGAAAGCGGACAAGGATATCCAAAAGAAAGAGTGGTTCCAGAACAGAGAAACAAAAAGATATTAGATGAGGTCAGAAAAGTAGCTTTTAAGGATCTTGTAACAATATTGAAGGGAATAGATCAAGAGCTGGTAAAAGGAGCTATAAGCGGAGAAAAATTTAAAGAATACTTCTATGCTAACTGTAAATGTAATAAAATAAAGGAATTTGTTGAAAGTGTATTAGGAAAATAG
- a CDS encoding DUF4867 family protein, with the protein MVIKSVTDKEFKKYGKILRDYDCTEIIEKMKSTPLPGDVVYEPSIKELEELDIAKELKEREYGELPIQVGYCNGNNYLLNAVEYHRSSEINIAVTDFILLLGSRDDIEEDYSYSTSKIKAFKVPAGTAIEVYATTLHYAPCNVNEGGFRCVVVLPRDTNLPLEKEYKKTGEDALLFAKNKWLIAHKDTNLDKEGAFIGLIGKNISIK; encoded by the coding sequence ATGGTAATTAAAAGTGTTACAGACAAGGAGTTCAAAAAATATGGCAAGATATTAAGAGATTATGATTGTACAGAGATAATAGAAAAAATGAAATCTACACCACTTCCAGGTGATGTAGTATATGAACCATCAATTAAAGAACTTGAAGAGCTTGATATTGCAAAGGAATTAAAGGAAAGAGAATATGGAGAGCTTCCAATACAAGTAGGATACTGCAATGGTAACAATTATTTATTAAATGCAGTCGAATATCATCGTTCATCTGAAATAAATATAGCAGTAACAGATTTCATACTACTTTTAGGCTCTAGAGATGATATTGAAGAAGATTACTCATATAGTACTTCTAAAATTAAAGCATTTAAAGTTCCAGCTGGTACTGCTATTGAGGTTTATGCAACTACTCTTCACTATGCACCTTGCAATGTAAATGAAGGGGGATTCAGATGTGTTGTGGTTTTGCCAAGAGATACAAATTTGCCTTTAGAAAAAGAGTATAAAAAAACTGGTGAAGATGCTCTACTTTTTGCTAAAAACAAATGGTTAATTGCCCATAAGGATACTAACCTAGATAAAGAAGGAGCATTTATAGGATTAATAGGTAAAAATATTTCAATAAAATAA
- the xylB gene encoding xylulokinase: MRYLLGIDVGTSGTKTALFDECGNTIKTSTHEYELFQPQVGWAEQNPENWWTACVKGIREVIEKSKIDPLDIKGIGISGQMHGLVLIDKEYKVIRNSIIWCDQRTEKECTQITDTIGKEKLIRITGNPALTGFTLSKLLWVRNNEPDNYKRIYKVLLPKDYIRFKLTGVFAAEVSDASGTQMLDINTRNWSEELLDDLRIDKNILPDVYESVVVSGCVIEKASKETKLAVNTPVVGGAGDQAAGAIGNGIVREGLISTVIGTSGVVFAATDTPRFDSKGRVHTLCHAVPNKWHIMGVTQGAGLSLNWFKRTFCAKEILESKEAGINIYDLLTEKASQSKPGSNGIIYLPYLMGERTPHIDPNVKGAFLGISLINNHNDFVRSILEGVGFSLKNCLDIIENMKVNIEEIRVSGGGAESSIWRQILSDIFNYELTTVKASEGPALGVAILAGVGAGIYNSVEEACDKIVKGNEKVMPNANLIEVYSKVYEVYNSAYPKIKDI, from the coding sequence GTGAGGTATTTATTAGGTATAGACGTTGGAACATCAGGAACCAAGACAGCTTTGTTTGATGAATGTGGAAATACAATAAAAACTTCAACGCATGAGTATGAGTTATTTCAACCACAGGTTGGATGGGCAGAACAAAATCCTGAAAATTGGTGGACAGCTTGTGTTAAAGGTATAAGAGAAGTAATTGAAAAAAGTAAAATTGATCCTTTAGATATTAAAGGAATTGGTATAAGTGGACAAATGCATGGACTTGTTTTGATTGACAAAGAGTACAAAGTAATTAGAAACTCCATAATTTGGTGTGATCAGAGAACAGAAAAGGAATGTACTCAGATTACAGATACCATAGGAAAAGAAAAATTAATTAGGATAACAGGCAATCCTGCATTAACGGGTTTCACCCTTTCAAAACTATTATGGGTTAGGAATAATGAACCAGACAATTATAAGAGAATATATAAGGTTCTTCTTCCTAAGGATTATATAAGATTTAAACTTACTGGAGTTTTTGCTGCCGAAGTTTCAGATGCTAGTGGTACTCAGATGTTAGATATAAATACTAGAAATTGGAGTGAAGAACTTTTAGATGACTTAAGAATAGATAAGAACATATTACCTGATGTATATGAATCAGTTGTTGTTAGTGGATGCGTTATAGAAAAAGCTTCAAAAGAGACTAAGTTAGCAGTTAACACTCCCGTTGTAGGTGGGGCAGGAGATCAAGCAGCTGGAGCTATAGGGAATGGAATCGTTAGAGAAGGTTTAATATCAACAGTGATAGGAACTTCTGGAGTAGTATTTGCGGCTACAGATACGCCTAGATTTGATAGTAAGGGAAGAGTTCATACTCTTTGTCATGCAGTGCCTAATAAGTGGCATATAATGGGAGTTACTCAGGGAGCAGGCTTATCATTAAATTGGTTTAAAAGGACATTTTGTGCAAAAGAAATTTTAGAAAGTAAAGAGGCTGGAATTAATATTTATGATTTATTGACCGAAAAAGCATCACAATCAAAGCCTGGTTCTAATGGGATAATTTATTTGCCATACCTTATGGGTGAAAGAACACCGCACATAGATCCAAATGTAAAAGGAGCTTTTTTAGGTATATCACTTATAAATAACCACAATGATTTTGTGCGTAGTATATTAGAAGGAGTAGGCTTTAGTTTAAAGAATTGTCTCGATATTATTGAGAATATGAAGGTTAATATTGAGGAAATACGAGTAAGTGGTGGAGGTGCAGAAAGCAGCATATGGAGACAAATATTGTCAGATATATTTAACTATGAGCTTACAACAGTAAAGGCATCAGAAGGACCAGCACTTGGCGTAGCAATACTTGCAGGAGTTGGTGCAGGAATATATAATTCCGTGGAAGAGGCTTGTGACAAAATAGTAAAAGGAAACGAAAAGGTTATGCCAAATGCAAATTTAATAGAAGTATATTCAAAGGTATATGAGGTATATAATTCAGCTTATCCTAAAATAAAAGATATATAA
- a CDS encoding gluconate 5-dehydrogenase, with protein MNILKDFSLEGKIALVTGASYGIGFAIARSYANAGATIVFNDINQDLVDKGLKAYEAEGIKAHGYVCDVTDEDKVNGFVKKVEKEVGLIDILVNNAGIIKRIPMLEMKAEDFRKVIDVDLNAPFIVSKAVIPGMIKKGHGKIINICSMMSELGRETVSAYAAAKGGLKMLTRNIASEYGEHNIQCNGIGPGYIATPQTAPLRELQADGSKHPFDQFIIAKTPAARWGTPEDLMGPAVFLASDASNFVNGHVLYVDGGILAYIGKQPQ; from the coding sequence ATGAATATACTTAAGGATTTTTCATTGGAAGGTAAAATTGCATTAGTAACCGGTGCATCATATGGTATTGGATTTGCTATTGCAAGATCCTATGCAAATGCAGGAGCAACAATAGTATTCAATGATATTAACCAAGATTTAGTTGATAAAGGACTAAAGGCATACGAGGCAGAAGGAATAAAAGCACATGGCTATGTATGTGATGTTACAGACGAAGATAAGGTAAATGGATTTGTTAAAAAAGTAGAAAAAGAAGTTGGATTAATAGATATTCTTGTAAATAATGCAGGAATAATCAAACGTATTCCAATGCTTGAAATGAAAGCAGAAGATTTTAGAAAGGTTATAGATGTTGATTTAAATGCACCATTTATAGTATCTAAAGCTGTAATACCTGGAATGATTAAAAAAGGACACGGAAAAATAATAAATATATGTTCAATGATGAGTGAACTTGGAAGAGAAACTGTTTCTGCATATGCAGCTGCTAAAGGTGGACTTAAGATGCTAACAAGAAACATCGCATCTGAATATGGTGAACATAATATCCAATGTAACGGAATAGGACCTGGATATATAGCTACACCACAAACTGCGCCACTTAGGGAACTTCAAGCAGATGGTTCAAAACATCCGTTTGATCAATTTATAATTGCAAAAACTCCAGCAGCACGTTGGGGAACACCAGAGGATTTGATGGGACCAGCTGTATTCTTAGCATCTGATGCCTCAAACTTTGTAAATGGACATGTTTTATATGTAGATGGTGGAATTTTAGCTTACATTGGAAAACAACCGCAATAA
- a CDS encoding helix-turn-helix domain-containing protein translates to MKLFTSCKESVKNSIDTKYFSIAHLHSEEETMSIHIHDCYEIYYSISGENQFLIDNKLYYINPGNLFAVNEFESHYVSQVNNSTHERIVISIHPDFLKSLCTSKTNLTYCFKHRGSNFCHKVSLNKEQQSRFMYFINKIIGSHGFGADMIEYASFIELMIFLTSLFINNGESLTPIYKYSNQIEEIIRYINDNVTNDITVKHLAEHFFLSESYICRIFKLSTGTTINKYITARRISMAKALLSNGSSINDVYVKCGFNDYSNFLKSFKKAVGISPKKYSTFSTS, encoded by the coding sequence ATGAAACTATTTACCTCCTGTAAGGAATCTGTTAAAAATTCTATAGATACGAAATACTTCTCAATAGCACATTTGCATAGTGAAGAAGAAACAATGTCTATTCATATACATGATTGTTACGAAATTTACTATTCAATCTCTGGAGAAAATCAATTTTTAATAGATAATAAGCTATATTATATCAATCCTGGAAATTTATTTGCTGTAAATGAATTTGAAAGTCACTATGTATCCCAAGTAAATAATTCAACTCATGAGAGAATAGTTATTTCGATACATCCCGACTTCTTAAAATCCTTATGCACCTCTAAAACAAATTTAACCTACTGCTTTAAACACAGAGGAAGTAACTTCTGCCATAAAGTTTCATTAAACAAAGAGCAGCAAAGCCGATTCATGTACTTTATAAACAAAATTATAGGAAGCCATGGTTTTGGTGCTGACATGATTGAATATGCAAGTTTTATAGAATTAATGATATTTTTAACCAGCTTATTCATAAACAATGGGGAATCTCTTACTCCTATTTATAAATATAGCAACCAAATTGAGGAAATAATTAGATATATAAATGACAATGTTACAAATGACATTACTGTAAAACATCTAGCTGAGCACTTTTTCTTAAGTGAATCATATATTTGTAGAATTTTTAAGTTATCAACCGGAACTACTATAAATAAGTATATCACTGCTAGAAGAATATCAATGGCAAAAGCTCTTTTATCAAATGGATCAAGTATTAATGATGTCTATGTTAAGTGCGGCTTTAATGACTATAGTAATTTTTTAAAATCCTTTAAGAAAGCTGTTGGAATATCTCCAAAAAAATACTCTACTTTTAGTACATCTTAA
- a CDS encoding cytidine deaminase: MNIFEIDEKDTELIVEAENIINDLYETDKHHIGCAIRTKEGKIITAVHIEAYIGRVTVCAEAIAIGKAISEGIKEFETIVAVRHPAPDELDKIIKVVTPCGMCRELISDYCQDVNVIIPYKNKVVKCKISELLPLKYSR; encoded by the coding sequence ATGAATATATTTGAAATTGATGAAAAAGATACGGAGTTAATTGTTGAAGCAGAAAATATTATCAATGATTTATATGAAACTGATAAACACCATATTGGGTGTGCAATTAGAACTAAAGAAGGAAAAATAATAACTGCTGTGCATATCGAAGCATACATTGGGAGAGTTACAGTATGTGCTGAAGCGATTGCAATAGGAAAAGCAATATCAGAAGGTATAAAGGAATTTGAAACTATTGTAGCCGTTAGACATCCTGCTCCAGATGAATTAGATAAAATAATTAAAGTTGTAACACCATGTGGAATGTGCCGAGAACTAATAAGCGATTACTGTCAAGATGTTAATGTTATAATTCCTTATAAAAACAAAGTTGTTAAGTGTAAAATTTCGGAGTTGCTTCCACTAAAATATAGTAGATAG